The Oncorhynchus nerka isolate Pitt River unplaced genomic scaffold, Oner_Uvic_2.0 unplaced_scaffold_1002, whole genome shotgun sequence genome has a segment encoding these proteins:
- the LOC135570273 gene encoding deleted in malignant brain tumors 1 protein-like, producing the protein MRDNIEPDDVRLVGGGSHCAGGVEWYDQGEWRTVVAYWEQEDVAAVVCRQMGCGSTVSALRGNTTRGFGFICSGSVSSLRECSRMYDLLPGLTVICSESVRLVDGAGLCSGRVEVKSNQSWASVCEADFDRQDAEVVCRDVGCGAPAALQGGLYGEGEGQTWDKEFQCKGNESLLLDCDTSDREKNTCLPGNAVGVTCSEPDDVRLVGGGSRCAGGVERYDQGEWRIVGSFSNVMSIAEVVCRQMGCGSTVSSLPGNTTRGFGVSCYGSESSLRECSRSHRLLPGLTVICSDLLVQPDIFLTDPMGGVFRGHQGPEMFRGYNFTITCSTQPQYPGGSFLLTFTGSNRTQTQPAVNHSAAFLFPAADDSHQGNYSCVYDNYVFSHNFSSESELLPLAITASPLPAFIIRHVVVLLILLTSITTSYLYYKPTRRQKRVNRVSSMDLYVNAMEMVSLSSRAEAGPGEERAAQGTE; encoded by the exons ATGAGAGACAATATAG agcctgatgatgtgaggctggtgggaggaggcagtcactgtgctggtggagtggagtggtacgaccagggagagtggaggacTGTGGTAGCTTACTGGGAGCAGGAGGATGTAGCTGCAGTAGTGTGCAGACAGATGGGTTGTGGCTCCACTGTTTCAGCACTACGTGGaaacaccactagagggtttGGATTTATCTGTTCTGGGTCTGTTTCTTCACTGAGGGAGTGTTCCAGAATGTATGATCTCCTTCCTGGACTCACAGTGATCTGCTCAG AGTCTGTGCGGCTTGTGGATGGAGCTGGTCTCTGCTCTGGGAGAGTGGAGGTGAAGTCCAATCAGTCCTGGGCCTCAGTGTGTGAAGCTGACTTTGACCGGCAGGATGCAGAGGTAGTCTGTAGGGATGTTGGCTGTGGGGCTCCTGCAGCTCTACAGGGGGGGCTCTATGGAGAAGGTGAGGGTCAGACCTGGGATAAAGAGTTCCAGTGTAAAGGTAATGAGTCCCTTCTCCTGGACTGTgacacctcagacagagagaagaacacCTGCCTACCTGGTAATGCTGTTGGAGTCACCTGCTCAG agcctgatgatgtgaggctggtgggaggaggcagtcgctgtgctggtggagtggagcggtacgaccagggagagtggaggaTTGTGGGATCTTTCTCTAACGTGATGTCTATAGCTGAAGTAGTGTGTAGACAGATGGGTTGTGGCTCCACTGTTTCATCACTACCTGGaaacaccactagagggtttGGAGTTTCCTGTTATGGGTCTGAGTCTTCACTGAGGGAATGTTCCAGAAGTCATCGTCTCCTTCCTGGACTCACAGTGATCTGCTCAG ATCTCCTGGTCCAGCCTGATATCTTCCTGACTGACCCAATGGGAGGGGTCTTCAGGGGCCACCAGGGGCCCGAGATGTTCAGGGGCTACAATTTCACCATCACCTGCTCCACTCAGCCACAGTACCCAGGAGGCTCCTTCCTCCTCACGTTCACCGGCTCCAACAGAACCCAGACCCAGccagctgtcaatcactctgCTGCCTTCCTCTTCCCTGCTGCAGATGACTCCCACCAAGGGAACTACAGCTGTGTTTATGACAATTATGTTTTCTCTCATAACTTCTCCTCTGAGAGTGAGCTCCTCCCCCTCGCCATCACAG CCTCTCCTCTGCCAGCCTTCATCATCAGACACGTTGTAGTGCTGCTGATCCTACTGACATCCATCACCACCTCCTACCTGTACTACAAG CCCACCAGGAGGCAGAAGAGAGTGAACAGGGTGAGCAGCATGGATCTTTATGTCAATGCCATGGAGATGGTCTCTCTGAGCTCCAGAGCTGAAGCTGgaccgggagaggagagagcagcccaGGGGACGGAGTAG